Within Nakaseomyces glabratus chromosome G, complete sequence, the genomic segment CAAAGGAGCCTCGTTCCTTATAGTGCATGCCTCTATGCCATCTACCCATTGATCACTAAGAACTTCATGTATATTGAATCTGCATGCCGGTGCTAATTCTAGCATATGGCTTAGTACCTGCTGGGCCTCTTCTGGTACTAACACCAAGGGATCCATAAGATACCtgtttttttccaaaaatcTACAGTAGTGTTCATAGTCATGTAGGTTTTTCCTATGTTTATGGCGTTCACTTACACCCCTACTTGAGTTATTGAGATGTTCGTATGGGGTCTTCTGTAATAGACGCAATAATACTTTACTATTAACGTGGCGCGACATTATCTGTTCTTGGGGCTCCTTGTACTTGATATACCTAGTGAATTGCAAATCAGAACAACGAGGCTCCCTCCATGGGAACCTTTTGGTAATCATACAGATAAACATTATTGCTGCAGCCCATATATCTGTTGGTCTGGGGTCGTAACTCCAGTAATAACATACTTCTGGTGCTAAGTAAGGGTTACTACCGTGTATGCCGGAGCTTCTCATTACCACTCTATGCTCGAGGTAGGGCGTATTAAATACTGTACTACTGCCAAAATCTATCAACTTTAGGACACCTTCTTTATTTACAACACAATTGTCTAGTTTCAAGTCCCTATGGCTTATACCTATGTCATGTAAATAACTAATTCCATGCAGCACTTGTTTGAAATAGCAACATACCTCATCATAAGTGAGTTTATTGCTTACTACAAGTGCATATAGATCATAATCACAATATTCCATAACGGTATACAAGCTACCGTTCTCGTAAAATAAGTCGTATGTTTTAATAATGTTTTCATGATTCAAAGCACTACCTATGGCATATTCAGTATGTATCCTTTTCAAACTACGCATTCTAGCTgataatttgaaaatatcaatgCCTTCATGTGTCCCAAGGGAATGTTCTACTGAACTTGGAGCATCGTTGGTCTCTATATCAACAGACATTTCACTTGAATTTTCAAGCCGGGATATTTCATCCATTGCGATATCATGAAAGACTTTAATAGCATAAAGCTTATTATCACCCATCTTTGTTGCTAATTTAACTTCACCGCTCGCACCAAATCCCAATATATTAGAACGTTCCTCTACATTCTCTCCATCCATATAAACAACTTTTTTGCCTTCTAATTGGAGAAGTTGGTATTGCTTCCATATACTCTTTTTGGTATTCGATGTATTTAGATAAATTCCA encodes:
- the PRR2 gene encoding serine/threonine protein kinase PRR2 (CAGL0G05720g~Ortholog(s) have protein kinase activity); protein product: MLESLIPRLFPRTDNRIRSTQELTAVFESNPSLSATEIAEEINRYNDSYDFSIRELVLSRSTAGTMLSKSNMLDTAVGNSNGTWLKLHDNEAESSKPPSYDFSWLKSYTYSESSHILTPVNVGSQQSVMSFEEVLPNLVFQNPSLTIGSEGTIPIESLKRANKSDNPFKIPENATLIETEQLWSPVIENIPSRFKIDSETYKRKRMEQLLFFERSSKLGKLFRRTSSNSNGNYCDDCSSNVSSQSTTFSTTNNSTYNGDVNIPNNTAPIRHNIQRKLPMDGIYLNTSNTKKSIWKQYQLLQLEGKKVVYMDGENVEERSNILGFGASGEVKLATKMGDNKLYAIKVFHDIAMDEISRLENSSEMSVDIETNDAPSSVEHSLGTHEGIDIFKLSARMRSLKRIHTEYAIGSALNHENIIKTYDLFYENGSLYTVMEYCDYDLYALVVSNKLTYDEVCCYFKQVLHGISYLHDIGISHRDLKLDNCVVNKEGVLKLIDFGSSTVFNTPYLEHRVVMRSSGIHGSNPYLAPEVCYYWSYDPRPTDIWAAAIMFICMITKRFPWREPRCSDLQFTRYIKYKEPQEQIMSRHVNSKVLLRLLQKTPYEHLNNSSRGVSERHKHRKNLHDYEHYCRFLEKNRYLMDPLVLVPEEAQQVLSHMLELAPACRFNIHEVLSDQWVDGIEACTIRNEAPLSGCKSDNKSKMSAAQDVYADTIITHKHSSLPQASAHMGQLQNEQENKR